TTCGAAAGACGAAGAAACTCTTTATAAAGGCGGAGGTCCGTTTTTAGCTGTCAAAGATATGCCTGACAAGATAAACTACAAAACAAACCTTAGAAAAGCATCACTTCATTAATAACAAGATTcccaaataaaacacaaatatagtGATTCAATTATTTCACAGTGTCTCGCTCTTGCCGCTGTTAAATATTATAAAGTAGCTATTTGTGGTCAGGCAAATGAGTCTACAGCCTCTTGGCAGAAAATCTGCACAATCATTAGCTTTGATTAGGTTTCCCTTTCCCCATCCCTGTGCTCTATAGTGTCTTTTTGCAGCAGTATTCATCCTGATACAAGCACTGCCGTGTGTTGGTTTACAGCTGTCTCACTACACAACCCATCATTTTTTCAATAATAGGAAATTCAAGTGCAAACTTTTAAGGCACAGTTCAAGTGCACACTTTTCAGCTTACATTCATGTTGAGCAGTGTTACAGATAgcaaaagtgaataaataaatatataagaagagaaaacaaacaaaaaagaatgaGCCAAGTGGGAGTGTGAGTACTGTTCCAGAAGCATAAACAAGTCCAgtaaagaaatatgtttttgtccTATAAACATTAAAGTTCAAAGTAATTCATTCTTCCATCTGTTCATGTGGGCTTTACCTTCCTCCTTCATAAGTACCTCAGCTTTAACAgatgtctttctcttttcttttttaaactgcaagaaaaagaatatgcaaaaagcaaatatatatatatatatatatatatatatatatatatatatatatatatatatatatatgtgtgtgtgtgtgtgtgtgtgtgtgtgtgtgtgtgtatgtgtgtgtgtgcaaacaaacTATAACACTCATGTACATACATACTTACCATCTTTTGCATCAgtttcaagttcaagttcaacaTGAGAGTGGCACAGACATAAAAGTGAAAGTGGTATAGAGATGTGTGTTTCATAATCTATTGTTCTcatttataaatattaatattacaaACCCATTTCACATGCATTTCTGTTGTCCTGAAACCAAACTTGACACTGCACTACACTTTCACTTTCTATACTACAAAAAATTTAATTCTAAAGATGCAATTCCAGTGTTTCCCATTTTGAGAATTCATTAAATAATTGTATCAAATAATAGGTGGTGCTTGCATGCACTTAAGTAAATTGAGAGTTTCAAATATGTAAAAACGAAACTGGTTCCAGAGAtcatgctaatgctaatgctgctaTCAGCCTCAGCCCAAAATTGATTTTTCAATATACATCAGCAGGTGGCAGTAAAGCTCAGCAGcatgaccaaaaacaaaacactgatgaagTAAAACTGGGAATgaagaaaaagttcagcttatGTGTCTCCATTAATTCTAAACTATGTAGACTCACTATCCATTTTTAACAATATAACTGACCAATTTACTAgtagaacacaaacaaatatcaaTACTTACCCAAGTAAATGGCAGAATTCAGTTTGAACACATCTGGACAATTTAAGAATTGAACACATTAACACATCTTTGGAACTGTTTATATATGTGCAGCGGTTTCACTTCACCCTTGGTCACAGTTTACATGAGTTTCAAAAGGGCAGCAAACTGACCAGTGGTCCAAAAGAATGTGAAACCAGCCTTCTTTTGTTTTGCCAAATACAGGAAGCAGTTAACATGGCTGCACAGCTTTTTGATTGCACTGTTCCACTGAGAGTGTTTTCTTTTAGGGATAATACTGATTATGGGAGGATCCCGAGGGCAAGCGAAGCTCCCTTTCAACAAATGACTCATTTCCGCagcaataaagaaaaacactgaacaccGGCAATTTTCTAAAAGAATTTCAGGGTGGTTCCtcgtctgacctctgacctttactCCTTGACATTGTTGAGCTTACAGTCAATCTCACAGCTCCTCAGTTCATCGCCATGTGGTAACAGTGAACAATGAAATGTTCCTACCTTTGTGGACCTGTGACAGATCAGGGGGAGGGCTCTGAAACAGAAGCCAAGTATCACTTCACCTCAGATTGGACCGGAAGTGGTCAGTTGTGCTATTGCTGTTCTAGAGTGTGTGCTATCAAAGAGTCAACACAATGTCCTTAGTCCTCTTATTTCAGGAAATAGGCCTGCAAAACGGTGTCTGTACTCCATTACACATGGATAACCGTCTTTTTTCACTATCTAATTAAGAGATCTGTTTAAAGGGAAATCTACCATAACTTAACAAGATGGTGTTTAAGCAGGAAATTGGCTGTATATCCCACAACTATAACAACTGCTATACTTTGCTATTTAGTAGAGGAACTTGTAACTTGTAATATTCACATTATTAATGAATGATTAGAGGAAGGAGCAGTAGCTGTGCaatatcatttttctttttgcttagTGCTAATGCTTATTTTCCAGCTGCCCTCAAATTCCACATAGATTTCAACTCCATAATGCTCTCAGTACCAAAGAGGCAAAACAGGAAGCTGGACATGAGTGACACCACTTCCCAAAAGGTTGTCTACATTCTTAACTGTTTGCTCCCCAACTTGTATTTAAGGCAGGAATAAAAGCTGCAGAAGACTGCAATGTAGTCCATATCATAATATGAATGATTAAATGTGTACAAATCTTATTTTAGAAACTGAAATTGAGACATGGCACTTGCAACAAGCCTTCTATGTCTTGAGAATTTCTGTTGTAGAATGTCTTGAGAATTTCTGTTGTAGAGAAGGGGTGACACATTAATGTCATGTCTACAGTTAAGTGCACCTCCTTTCTGGTGACATTTAGGAAGCCTAAAGACACAGATAAGAGTGTTCTGCCAACAACAGGCTAGAGTTTTTATGGTGTGCTGTAAGCCTTGTTTCTCCTATCATGCTGAACCATCTGGAGTCAACCTGTCTATCTGGGAAGCCATGAGTGGGGTGCCATCATGTATGGAGGGGTAGGAAGTGAATGCAGTGTGCACCAACCCCCCAGGAAAGCTTCATCTCTGCATGTTAGTTGCACATCCTCTGGGCTTTCTCAGTCAACTCTACAGGAAGTAGTGGATGACATGAGTGTCATATCAGTACTGACTTTCTCCACTCTGGTTTCTCGCATATAATAAACTTGTTCGGTGCAACATGGCATTTTGGAGGGTTAAGACAGCACAGTACTAATGTGTGGTATTGATCAAATtttcagaattttaattttttgatgGTTTTCtaatgtctttttctgttgcCAAAGAATAATTACAAATACATCAGACTAAAtttcaaacaaacatttatgCACAAAACGTGATATAATGTTGCAAGCTATAAAACTATCTTGGGATTGAATTTGCTGATAATGTAGATGTTTGATATAACTTAAATGCAGTGCTGGAATAGGCAGAAACAGGGCAcacagtgtgtgatgtgatgagATAGTTGCTATTTAATGCATGTTTTATCTACTTCGAAACAAAGTTTGAAACTTTAttcttgaccttgaaaacagcagctgaaaaaaaatctcttaaacCCTAGTATATTCATTAAATTTTCCCTTGAGTAGTTAACAACACAATCTCACAACAAGTTCCACTCAGTAGCTTTTCTGGTCATATCACACAATCTCAGTCTTCCGCAGCAGGTGGAATTTGTCATGGAAAACTAGATTTTCACATCTCCATTTTCACTGATTGCGTGTACTTCTCGTCCATGTTGGTTTAAAAGTTCAGAATGAGCAATATTGCGTGATATAATCAAAAGCAAGTCAAGAACGTTCAGTTTCAATTTTTAAGTCAACAAGGACAAGAAGCACTTAAAGTGACATAAAAAGTGTATGACTTATCATGAAAACAAGGCAAACTCTGctgagagaaagtgtgtgattTGATGGAAAGCTCCAGAACACCTACTGAGTGGACCTTGAGGTGACTGTTCTTATCAACTACCATATAAAAGTTGTTCAAATGTGTGTCCTATTATTAACTGAGACTAAAAACGCCACCATAGCCTTTGCACTGTGTGTTGTACAAAGACAGTAGGTGGAAAACTtgtactgaaaatgtttttcatttgaaggATAGGTATTTTGAGTTTTCTCTCTGTAAAGGTGCTCTGCTTTCTGTGTAGCTGGCACAAAACAGTGCCATGCTCACCTCGCTCCTGGGCCTTCTCAGCTTGGTATCTATCCAGCAAGCCTACACAGTCCAACTACTCTCTAGCCCAGGGATGCTTTCAGCCTACATTTAGAGTTTGCCTGCAATCTTCCTCCATTGCATCTGGCTGAGGAGCAGAATCTGGCTGCAGGAGTTGAGGGGCTTTATCtccctgtccagtccaactgctGTTTGTGTCCCTCCCTCCTGCAGGCAGCCCCAAGGCACTGGCAGTAGATAAGAAGAAGGGCCCACAGCAGCTCTGGTTTGAAAAGGaaaggctgtgtgtgaggacaccAGCTATGGACaaatatgaatgtttttctctccaagAAAACCTTCAAAAGATCTTATTTTGGGATATTTCATGGCATTAGTCATCTTCTTTCTTCGACCAGTTTACAAGTTAGTAGGAGTATCTTGTAATCCAGGAGCTCTGTAAAGAACACAGTCCCACGCAAGAGGGAAAATTGAAATGGGAAAACTGAAATGTTGCTTACAGGTTACAGAATCACTAATAATAATCCTATGATATataaaaaatgcattaataacATAAATTTTTCTCCATTGTCAATAATTTCCCTTTTAATACATGCCCCTTTTCACCGACTTCTAATGACCAGTGATGGAAGAAGTCCAGAGATCTTTACTTAGGTAAAAGTAACAACACCACAATTTTAAAACATTCTGTTACAAGTAAAAGCCCTGCATTCAAAATTACATAAGTGTTACCACCAACATGTATGTAGTTAAGTAGAAGTATTCTGTAGCATATACTGGAAATATTCaggtacaagtacctcaaaatatacagtataagtACTACTATTTTCCACCACTATTAAGGAGACTTTAAATAACTTGTCAGCCACATTCTAATTAATGACTTATAACTGATCTATAACACATGGAATGATTTATTAACCATCAGTCCTTAGTTGGTCAACAGTCTTATAGAAAGTGGTTCTAACATTATTTTTCACCACATTTCATgcattactttttttcttgtgggaTGTAATGAGGCGAGTTGTactcaacagaaaaaaagacacacaagacCTGTATAATTATATCATACCACTCTTGATTATTCGTCCTTATCGGCACTTTGGTGAAGCAAAGCATATAATGAACTCATTAGTCTCAGTCACGACCCAGCCTCACGCCTGACAGAGCAGACTGTGCACTGTTAAGCTGTCGCTTTAAGACCGATTTCCCCCCATTGTTAAACAGTCGTGAGCAGGAAGAGGGAAACGAAAGCAGAGACCGAGGGGGGCCGACGTATTTAAACacgatgctgctgctgcacaataACGGTGGCCGCGGCTTCATGAGGAGGAGCGCGTCCGCAGCCCGCTCACATGAAAAACACGCACGGACACATGAGATCCACGCGAAGTGACCGATGATTGATGGTTGATTCCATAAAGCGCGGGCAGTGCTCAGAGTCGCGGCGGGATGATAAAATACACTTGAGAGACATGAAGTGTCACCTCGGGTTACTGCCTCAGGAAATGATGACAGCGTCCTCCATCATCGTTTAGCCGCTCGGAGCGAAATCTTCTTGCCTTGCGGCCATTTCAGCCGGACGCGATTGGCTGTTAATTTATCACACAGAAAACCCAAACTGGGGGTGTAACTGGCGTCTCGGCGGGGTTGTGGGAGCAGGTGCGGCGCGTCTTGGCTTCAGTCTGCCCGCAGGCAGCTTCACAGGTAGCCGCTGAGGTGGCAGCGGACTCTGAAGCCTCATCCGGATCAGGATTGGACATCATATTTTAGGAATGGCATCCACTATAGAAAGGAAGACACTGGAAGCCAACGAGTGAGTAGCTGATGTATAAATTGAAATAATTTGATATTTCGGATTGAAATAAGTCATTCCAGGACGCATCATCAATAAGGTGATAGCCAGACTATCTCAGGTATAATAACTGCATATGGCTGATAGCATGAGGTCAGGAAGCTCCTGGTGTTAGATCAGACAAATATTCAACTTCACGTCCAAGAGCAGGTTGTTACGTGTGTGAAAAGGGAGTAAAAAATTCACTTGGCAAGAAAAAGTTCAGTGTTTCCCAGAGCAAGGGAAGTAACCTGAAGGTAAGCTGTCCAAGTGTAAATCATTTCTATCGTTTATTTTGTCTATAATGTTGCATGCTTCACATGTAACATGTATAAAACACCATTCTTCATTGCTTTGCGTCTTCTCTACTATATTTAACAATATGCAATGGCTCCCTCAGGTGGACAGcatcaaatcacatttttaaatagtttCTGTAAGTAACTTAAAACGGACAGatagcaaataaaaacatacataaaatataatttatttatgcatatttttattgaaatgtgtcatacatttcaataaaaatatGCAGCAATACTATGTGCTTCacaaaatatgagaaaaaaaagcataaatagACAGACGCAAGAAATAGAAAATGTAGCAGAGGAGCCAGACAGCAAATGTCAGTGCAGGATCATTTTGGAAAGCTAggctttattttctgttatctCAAAACATGAAGTCTTTTAATTACTATCATACATAAAAATAAGttgttattttcaaatgttggttggaattaaataaataatatgatgATAATATGTCACCCTGGGCTTTAGGAAACTGCTATGCATGTTTCActattttctacattttatgGACCAAATGATTGACTgagtaattgaaaaaaaaacaaacagtaatttGTTGGAGCCTGCCACTATTTGATTTTCTAACcagttgtctgtcttctttagGGAGCCAGTGGATGAGGTCCTCCAGATGCCACCTTCTCTGCTGACATGCGGCGGGTGTCAGCAGAGCATCGGTGACCGGTTCTTCCTGAAGGCCATAGAGCAGTACTGGCATGAGGACTGTCTGAGCTGCGACCTTTGTGGCTGTCGGCTGGGAGAGGTGGGACGCCGGCTCTACTACAAGCTGGGAAGAAAATTATGTCGGAGGGACTACCTCAGGTTGGTCCGTTGCACAGGATCACCCTCATTATGATGAACATGGGGACTGTAGTTTAGGCTGAATCACACCTCcatacactgtcctgctgctatAAGGGCATGCTAGAGCACCAAATGTATACTAATCCGCAGCTGGAAGTAGTCCCCAACAAACACTACTGACCAGTGCCACAGACTGGGTAGAGAAGTCAGAAAGTTTTTATAGACGGACTAACACGTTCtcggttttggtcttttcatgggatttgttgacagtaacaAAAAATGTGGACTATTGTCAGCTTTATCCTTTAAAGAAGAAAGAATCAGAATGtctcataaatattttttaacacaTATCACTTTATCACATGTTGGATTGTTAACCAGTTGGATAACAAGTGAGTATATTTTCATGCTTAAAGGGAGAAACGGCTTGGCCTTTTATCTAGATTTTATCcttcacatttttaatttataataaGTAGGTTAGTGCAGAGGCAGATGAGTAATAGAGATTCAGTATTATAATTGTGCTATAATTTGATTTGTGGAGCACGTTTTGTTTGAGTCAGGTCAGTGCTGGATTACCAACTAGGGACTTCAAACGTCTGACTCTTACAGAATTTCAGACTCACAGTAGTTCAGTGGAAACCTGGGAAATCTTGTTGGAGTCATGTTATTAAGAATGAGTGAACGTTTTTAATCTTCCTCTCAGTAACATGGTGGCATCTCCTCCTTCACTCAGGCTTTTTGGTCAGGACGGTCTCTGTGCTTCCTGTGAGAAGAGGATCCGAGCATTTGAGATGACGATGCGTGTGCGGGACAAGGTTTACCATCTGGAGTGCTTCAAGTGTGCTGCCTGCCAGAAACACTTCTGTGTAGGTGACCGCTACCTGCTCATCAACTCAGACATTGTGTGCGAGCAGGACATCTTTGAGTGGACCAAACTCAATAATAACATGGTTTAGGAGAATATCTGTCTCAACAGAATACTTGGCCTTTTCCCACAGGCTTTAAAGGGAATGAACCATTGATAAATAAACTTTCTGTAGCCTGCGTAGGCTTCATCATGCATCTGACATTCATATGGAATCATTTTAACACAGAAAGGAGAGGTTGCATCTCTGCATTGCTCCCTGCTGGAGACTAATGAAGACTGCACAAGCAATAACAGA
The window above is part of the Toxotes jaculatrix isolate fToxJac2 chromosome 5, fToxJac2.pri, whole genome shotgun sequence genome. Proteins encoded here:
- the lmo2 gene encoding rhombotin-2; translated protein: MASTIERKTLEANEEPVDEVLQMPPSLLTCGGCQQSIGDRFFLKAIEQYWHEDCLSCDLCGCRLGEVGRRLYYKLGRKLCRRDYLRLFGQDGLCASCEKRIRAFEMTMRVRDKVYHLECFKCAACQKHFCVGDRYLLINSDIVCEQDIFEWTKLNNNMV